The Polymorphobacter megasporae genome window below encodes:
- a CDS encoding putative DNA modification/repair radical SAM protein, giving the protein MSHLDTRAKLAILADAAKYDASCASSGTVKRSSAGGKGIGSTEGSGICHSYAPDGRCISLLKILLTNSCVFDCHYCINRKSSNVRRARFTVDEVVKLTLSFYKRNYIEGLFLSSGIIGTPDYTMEQLVRVAKELRTVHDFRGYIHLKTIPDADPALIEQAGLYADRLSINVELPTETGLTKLAPEKSAGRIRTAMRELKAGIDDNRDARAKYRSAPRFAPAGQSTQMIVGADAATDSDVVASAAALYGKFGLRRVYYSAFSPIPDASAVLPLVRPPLMREHRLYQADWLVRFYGFDASEVQDATDDGMLPLDIDPKTAWALKHRDDFPVDINRAPREMLLRIPGMGVRTVNSVLRARRQRRLRLDDLGRLTRSIERLRPFVVAADWRPLALAESAVIRRSLVKPERAQLELF; this is encoded by the coding sequence ATGTCGCATCTCGATACCCGTGCCAAGCTGGCGATTCTGGCCGATGCGGCAAAATACGATGCGTCGTGCGCGTCGTCGGGGACGGTCAAGCGGAGCAGCGCCGGGGGCAAGGGCATCGGCTCGACCGAGGGGTCGGGCATCTGCCACAGCTATGCGCCCGATGGACGGTGCATCTCGCTGCTCAAGATCCTGCTGACGAACAGCTGCGTCTTCGACTGCCATTATTGCATCAACCGGAAGTCGTCGAACGTCCGGCGCGCGCGATTTACCGTCGACGAGGTCGTCAAGCTGACGCTGAGTTTCTACAAGCGCAACTACATCGAGGGGCTGTTCCTATCGTCGGGGATCATCGGCACGCCCGATTATACGATGGAGCAGCTTGTCCGCGTCGCCAAGGAACTGCGGACGGTCCACGACTTCCGCGGCTATATCCACCTCAAGACGATCCCCGACGCCGACCCCGCTTTGATCGAGCAGGCTGGGCTCTACGCCGACCGCCTGTCGATCAACGTCGAGCTGCCGACCGAGACTGGGCTGACCAAACTCGCTCCTGAAAAGAGCGCGGGGCGCATTCGCACCGCGATGCGCGAATTGAAGGCGGGCATCGACGATAATCGCGACGCCCGGGCGAAGTACCGCTCGGCCCCGCGCTTCGCCCCGGCCGGGCAATCGACCCAGATGATAGTCGGGGCGGATGCCGCAACCGACAGCGACGTCGTCGCCAGTGCGGCGGCGCTGTACGGCAAGTTCGGGTTGCGCCGGGTTTATTACAGCGCCTTTTCGCCGATCCCCGACGCCAGCGCGGTGCTGCCTTTAGTCCGTCCGCCATTGATGCGCGAGCACCGGCTGTACCAGGCCGACTGGCTGGTGCGCTTCTATGGCTTCGACGCGAGCGAGGTGCAGGACGCGACCGATGACGGCATGCTCCCGCTCGACATCGACCCGAAGACGGCGTGGGCGCTCAAGCATCGCGACGACTTCCCGGTCGATATCAACCGCGCCCCGCGCGAAATGCTGCTGCGGATCCCCGGCATGGGCGTGCGAACGGTCAATTCGGTGTTGCGGGCGCGGCGGCAGCGGCGGCTGCGGCTCGACGATCTCGGGCGGTTGACCCGGTCGATTGAGCGGCTGCGCCCGTTCGTCGTCGCCGCCGACTGGCGTCCGCTGGCACTGGCCGAGAGCGCGGTGATCCGCCGATCGCTGGTCAAGCCCGAACGGGCGCAGCTCGAGCTGTTCTAG
- a CDS encoding DUF885 domain-containing protein, with protein MRCVAIALLLAASPLAAAPADDFKALLADHWAWTLRNTPLLATSAGVHDYDSELGDPSLAATDAQAKDAAVFIARIDRIPAAGLSDADRTSASIMRRSLSMQVEADRFSERLIDFSNRSGWHTYFADLPVTLPFLTPADYDHYLARLAKIPAFAAASTANSRFAIAHGDVLPCIILDGFEATITGEIKEPTASRFYAPFVTKPGFIAAADWPALQARAATVIRDSVNPAYTAYATFYRTEYAPKCRTTIGASALPDGAAYYAFKAREQTTTTMTPDEIHRLGLSEVARIRAEMDTLVASTGFKGANGQEPRAAYIAMLRTNPKYYATTPHQLMAESALVAKTVDGWMPKLFGHLPRLPYTVREIPPATADGQTTAYYNEGSPSAGIAGTYYVNTTHLDQRPLFEMVALTLHEAVPGHHNQISLQQELDLPPFRRYATFFTAFVEGWGLYSERLGLDMGLYDTPEKQMGRLSYEMWRACRLVVDTGIHSKGWSKEQAVKFMADNTALSAANIDAEVNRYIADPGQALAYKIGELTIRRLRTKAEAELGPIFDIRAFHDAILEQGAIPMDLLEARMNAWIAARKA; from the coding sequence ATGCGCTGCGTTGCCATCGCCTTGCTGCTCGCCGCATCGCCGCTGGCGGCGGCCCCCGCCGACGACTTCAAGGCGCTGCTCGCCGACCATTGGGCATGGACGTTGCGGAATACACCGTTGCTGGCGACGAGCGCCGGGGTCCACGATTACGACTCCGAGCTTGGCGACCCGTCGCTTGCCGCGACCGACGCGCAGGCGAAGGACGCCGCAGTGTTCATCGCCAGGATCGACCGCATCCCCGCCGCCGGTCTGTCCGACGCTGACCGGACGAGCGCGTCGATCATGCGCCGCAGCCTGTCGATGCAGGTCGAGGCCGATCGCTTTTCCGAACGGTTGATCGACTTCTCGAACCGCAGCGGCTGGCACACGTACTTCGCCGACCTGCCGGTGACGCTGCCGTTCCTGACCCCCGCCGATTACGACCATTATCTCGCGCGGCTGGCGAAGATCCCCGCATTCGCCGCCGCGTCGACCGCGAATAGCCGCTTCGCCATCGCCCACGGCGACGTCCTGCCGTGCATCATCCTCGACGGCTTCGAGGCGACGATCACCGGGGAGATCAAGGAGCCGACGGCATCGCGCTTCTACGCGCCGTTCGTGACGAAACCCGGCTTCATCGCCGCCGCCGACTGGCCCGCGCTTCAGGCCCGCGCCGCCACCGTGATCCGCGACAGCGTCAACCCGGCGTACACGGCCTACGCCACCTTCTATCGGACGGAATACGCCCCGAAGTGCCGGACGACGATCGGCGCATCGGCGCTGCCCGACGGCGCGGCCTACTACGCCTTCAAGGCGCGCGAGCAGACGACGACGACGATGACGCCCGATGAAATCCACCGGCTCGGGCTGTCGGAGGTCGCGCGCATCCGCGCCGAGATGGACACCCTCGTCGCTTCGACCGGGTTCAAGGGCGCCAATGGTCAAGAGCCGCGCGCGGCGTACATCGCGATGCTGCGGACCAACCCGAAATATTACGCGACGACGCCGCACCAGCTGATGGCCGAATCGGCGCTGGTGGCGAAGACCGTCGACGGCTGGATGCCGAAGCTATTCGGGCACCTGCCCCGGCTGCCGTACACCGTCCGCGAAATTCCGCCGGCAACAGCAGACGGGCAGACGACCGCCTATTACAACGAAGGCAGTCCGAGCGCAGGGATTGCCGGTACCTATTACGTCAACACCACCCACCTCGATCAGCGGCCGTTGTTCGAGATGGTCGCGCTGACGCTCCATGAAGCGGTGCCGGGGCATCACAACCAGATCAGCCTGCAGCAGGAACTCGATCTGCCGCCGTTCCGCCGCTACGCCACCTTCTTCACTGCCTTCGTCGAGGGCTGGGGCCTGTATTCGGAGCGGCTCGGCCTCGACATGGGACTGTACGACACGCCCGAGAAGCAGATGGGGCGGCTGAGCTATGAGATGTGGCGCGCGTGCCGGCTGGTGGTCGACACCGGCATCCATTCGAAGGGCTGGAGTAAGGAGCAGGCGGTCAAGTTCATGGCCGACAACACCGCGCTGTCGGCGGCTAATATCGACGCCGAGGTCAATCGCTACATCGCCGATCCCGGGCAAGCGCTCGCGTACAAGATCGGCGAGCTGACGATCCGCCGCTTGCGGACGAAGGCCGAAGCCGAGCTCGGGCCGATATTCGATATCCGCGCCTTCCACGACGCCATCCTCGAACAAGGCGCGATCCCGATGGACCTCCTCGAGGCGCGAATGAACGCGTGGATCGCGGCGCGTAAAGCCTGA
- a CDS encoding DUF2306 domain-containing protein: MATAAPVGKNVFDRVVTDRGLGIAAGIMLAVVAVAVARGYADWSRISWHVWAHLGLIATALALTPVMLIRPKGSRSHRVLGWVWASAMILTALSSLLIRDTNHGGFSVIHILSVWVLLQVPLLVWRARKHDVAGHRHGVRGIVFGALLIAGFFTFPFDRLLGHWLFA; this comes from the coding sequence ATGGCCACTGCTGCTCCGGTTGGTAAGAACGTCTTCGACCGGGTCGTTACCGACCGCGGGCTCGGCATCGCTGCAGGCATCATGCTTGCGGTCGTCGCGGTCGCGGTCGCGCGCGGCTATGCCGACTGGAGCCGCATCTCGTGGCACGTCTGGGCGCACCTTGGGCTGATCGCTACCGCACTGGCGCTGACCCCGGTGATGCTGATCCGACCGAAGGGGAGCCGGTCGCACCGTGTCCTTGGCTGGGTCTGGGCGTCGGCGATGATCCTGACGGCGCTGTCGAGCCTGCTGATCCGCGACACCAACCACGGTGGGTTCAGCGTCATCCACATCCTGTCGGTCTGGGTGCTGCTCCAGGTGCCGCTGCTGGTGTGGCGGGCGCGGAAGCATGATGTCGCCGGTCACCGCCACGGGGTTCGCGGCATCGTCTTCGGCGCGTTGCTGATCGCGGGCTTTTTCACCTTTCCCTTCGACCGCCTGCTCGGGCATTGGCTGTTCGCATGA
- a CDS encoding glycine zipper 2TM domain-containing protein gives MLRTLVTTAVLATALTTAMVPAAASADDRGYGYGWHDDRGGDRGDWRAREWQRREYERRVDYERQAEWQRRHYQERAYGYNGGYTSGYYVQPQGGYYEREAYPVQQGYEQGYRCHSDGTAGAVIGAIAGGLLGNSVAGRGDRTAGALIGGAGGLFAGRAIERSGNRC, from the coding sequence ATGCTACGCACTTTGGTGACGACCGCGGTTCTGGCGACCGCGCTGACGACCGCGATGGTCCCGGCGGCGGCATCTGCCGATGATCGTGGCTATGGCTATGGCTGGCACGACGACCGTGGCGGCGATCGTGGTGACTGGCGCGCCCGTGAATGGCAGCGCCGCGAATATGAGCGTCGTGTCGATTACGAACGGCAAGCCGAATGGCAGCGGCGCCATTATCAGGAGCGCGCCTACGGCTACAACGGCGGCTACACGAGCGGCTATTATGTCCAGCCGCAGGGCGGATATTACGAGCGCGAAGCGTACCCGGTCCAGCAGGGCTATGAGCAAGGGTATCGTTGCCACTCGGATGGCACTGCTGGCGCAGTGATCGGCGCGATCGCCGGCGGACTGCTCGGCAATAGTGTCGCCGGTCGCGGCGACCGGACGGCGGGCGCGCTGATCGGCGGCGCTGGCGGACTTTTCGCCGGCCGGGCAATCGAGCGCAGCGGCAACCGCTGCTAG
- the rpsA gene encoding 30S ribosomal protein S1, with protein sequence MASAAQPTRDDFAAMLESSLGKNQSFEGRVVKGRVTAIENDLAVIDVGLKSEGRVPLREFAVPGMKAEIAVGDEVEVYVDRVENAMGEAMLSRDRARREAAWDTLETQYAANERVEGVIFGRVKGGFTVDLSGAVAFLPGSQVDIRPVRDVTPLMNLPQPFVILKMDRKRGNIVVSRRSILEESRAEARTGLIQSLAEGQIVDGVVKNITDYGAFVDLGGIDGLLHVTDMSYKRVGHPSEVLNIGDTLRVQIVRINRETQRISLGMKQLEADPWITAAANYPVDSRHTGRVTNITEYGAFVELEPGIEGLVHVSEMSWVKKNVHPGKIVSTSQEVEVIVLEVDEEKRRISLGLKQAQRNPWEIFAEQYPVGTIVEGEVKNATEFGLFIGLDGDVDGMVHMSDIAWGLSGEQALASHHKGERIRAKVIEVDVEKERISLSIKELDDSRVTAPVAHADGGTELRKNQIVTCTVVDNRDGGIEVQVGEDGPLAFIKRGDLSRDRDEQRPERFQVGQKVDAMVIGFERGKKPMLSIKAMQITEEKQAVAQYGSSDSGASLGDILGAALNRAKDADKG encoded by the coding sequence ATGGCTTCTGCTGCCCAACCGACCCGCGACGACTTCGCGGCGATGCTCGAAAGCTCGCTCGGCAAGAATCAATCGTTCGAAGGGCGGGTGGTCAAGGGCCGCGTTACCGCGATCGAGAACGACCTCGCCGTAATCGACGTCGGCCTCAAGTCGGAAGGGCGCGTGCCGCTCCGTGAATTCGCTGTTCCCGGCATGAAGGCCGAGATCGCCGTCGGCGACGAAGTCGAGGTCTATGTCGACCGCGTCGAGAACGCGATGGGCGAAGCGATGCTGTCGCGTGACCGCGCCCGCCGCGAAGCCGCGTGGGACACGCTCGAGACCCAGTACGCCGCGAACGAGCGCGTCGAGGGTGTCATCTTCGGCCGCGTCAAGGGCGGCTTCACTGTCGACCTGTCGGGCGCCGTCGCCTTCCTCCCCGGTTCGCAGGTCGATATCCGCCCGGTGCGCGATGTCACCCCGCTGATGAACCTGCCGCAGCCCTTCGTGATCCTCAAAATGGACCGCAAGCGTGGCAACATCGTCGTTTCGCGCCGGTCGATCCTCGAAGAGAGCCGCGCGGAAGCCCGTACCGGCCTGATCCAGTCGCTTGCTGAAGGCCAGATCGTCGACGGCGTCGTCAAGAACATCACCGACTACGGTGCGTTCGTCGACCTCGGCGGCATCGACGGCCTGCTCCATGTCACCGACATGAGCTACAAGCGCGTCGGTCACCCGAGCGAAGTTCTCAACATCGGCGACACGCTCCGCGTCCAGATCGTCCGCATCAACCGCGAGACCCAGCGCATCAGCCTCGGCATGAAGCAGCTCGAGGCCGATCCGTGGATCACCGCGGCGGCGAACTACCCGGTCGACAGCCGTCACACCGGCCGCGTCACCAACATCACCGAATACGGTGCGTTCGTCGAACTCGAGCCCGGTATCGAGGGTCTGGTCCACGTCAGCGAGATGTCGTGGGTCAAGAAGAACGTCCACCCCGGCAAGATCGTCAGCACCAGCCAGGAGGTCGAGGTCATCGTCCTCGAGGTCGACGAAGAGAAGCGTCGCATTTCGCTCGGCCTCAAGCAGGCACAGCGCAATCCGTGGGAGATCTTCGCGGAGCAGTATCCGGTCGGTACGATCGTCGAGGGTGAAGTCAAGAACGCCACCGAATTCGGCCTGTTCATCGGCCTCGACGGCGACGTCGACGGCATGGTCCACATGTCCGACATCGCCTGGGGCCTCAGCGGCGAACAGGCACTTGCGTCGCACCACAAGGGCGAGCGGATCCGCGCCAAGGTCATCGAAGTCGATGTCGAGAAGGAGCGCATCAGCCTCTCGATCAAGGAACTCGACGACAGCCGCGTCACTGCACCGGTTGCTCATGCCGACGGCGGCACCGAGCTGCGCAAGAACCAGATCGTTACCTGCACTGTCGTCGACAACCGCGACGGCGGCATCGAGGTTCAGGTCGGCGAAGACGGTCCGCTCGCGTTCATCAAGCGTGGCGATCTCAGCCGCGACCGCGACGAGCAGCGCCCCGAGCGCTTCCAGGTCGGTCAGAAGGTCGATGCGATGGTGATCGGGTTCGAGCGCGGCAAGAAGCCGATGCTCAGCATCAAGGCGATGCAGATCACCGAGGAAAAGCAGGCTGTCGCCCAGTACGGGTCGTCGGATTCGGGGGCGTCGCTCGGCGACATCCTTGGCGCCGCGCTCAACCGGGCGAAGGACGCCGACAAGGGCTAA
- a CDS encoding UdgX family uracil-DNA binding protein (This protein belongs to the uracil DNA glycosylase superfamily, members of which act in excision repair of DNA. However, it belongs more specifically to UdgX branch, whose founding member was found to bind uracil in DNA (where it does not belong), without cleaving it, appears to promote DNA repair by a pathway involving RecA, rather than base excision.) produces the protein MLTAILVRPDDFDGWRAAARRLAVAGIPPGDVVWQVGDIATDLLGGDGLPVAETPMFNVPKAFIEVAGRVICHRDPERFALLYTALTTLRTRPKLLDDAADPLVRRLYDLDKAVRRDVHKMRAFVRFRDVPDPEGERFAAWFEPEHHIVRRNAGFFARRFANMRWSILTPDECVHWDGELSFTPGATRADAPDGDALEETWRTYFASIFNPARLKVKAMTAEMPKKYWRNLPEASLVPGLIAGAEERTRMMIDAGDKAGMTNAAVQAGAGAWVRTGDGSPADALAALRDDAAQCKRCLLFGPATQTVFGEGPSDARLVFVGEQPGDSEDLAGRPFIGPAGQVFDRALAAAGIDRARTYVTNAVKHFKFEQRGKRRIHSKPDISEINACRWWVEHERAAIRPAVTVALGASAARSLTGKTVTISKERGRPLTLADGTEAWITVHPSFLLRIEDKAAAALEFDRFVADLVAVRERLAALAG, from the coding sequence GTGCTGACCGCGATCCTCGTTCGGCCCGACGATTTCGACGGGTGGCGAGCGGCGGCGCGGCGGCTCGCGGTGGCGGGTATCCCGCCGGGCGATGTCGTCTGGCAGGTCGGGGATATCGCGACCGATCTGCTCGGCGGCGATGGTCTGCCGGTTGCCGAGACGCCGATGTTCAACGTGCCGAAAGCGTTCATCGAGGTCGCTGGCCGGGTGATCTGCCACCGCGACCCCGAACGCTTTGCCCTGCTTTATACCGCGCTGACGACGCTGCGGACCCGGCCGAAACTGCTCGACGATGCCGCTGATCCGCTGGTCCGGCGGCTGTACGACCTCGACAAGGCGGTCCGCCGCGACGTCCACAAGATGCGCGCCTTCGTCCGCTTTCGCGACGTCCCCGACCCCGAGGGCGAGCGCTTCGCGGCGTGGTTCGAACCCGAGCATCACATCGTCAGGCGCAATGCCGGCTTCTTCGCCCGGCGCTTCGCCAACATGCGCTGGTCGATCCTGACCCCCGACGAGTGCGTCCACTGGGACGGCGAGCTGTCCTTCACCCCCGGGGCGACCCGCGCCGATGCCCCCGACGGCGACGCGCTCGAGGAGACGTGGCGGACCTATTTCGCCAGCATCTTCAACCCGGCGCGGCTGAAGGTGAAGGCGATGACCGCCGAGATGCCGAAGAAATACTGGCGCAACCTGCCCGAGGCGTCGCTCGTCCCGGGGCTGATCGCCGGGGCCGAGGAAAGGACACGGATGATGATCGATGCGGGCGACAAGGCGGGAATGACCAACGCCGCGGTGCAGGCAGGGGCGGGAGCGTGGGTACGGACCGGCGACGGCAGCCCGGCCGATGCACTCGCCGCGCTCCGTGACGACGCGGCGCAATGCAAGCGCTGCCTATTGTTCGGCCCGGCGACGCAGACGGTGTTCGGCGAGGGGCCGTCCGACGCGCGGCTGGTTTTCGTCGGCGAGCAGCCCGGCGACAGCGAGGATCTCGCCGGTCGCCCGTTCATCGGCCCGGCGGGGCAGGTCTTCGACCGCGCGCTCGCCGCCGCAGGGATCGACCGCGCGCGGACCTATGTCACCAACGCGGTCAAGCACTTCAAGTTCGAGCAGCGCGGCAAGCGGCGGATCCATTCGAAGCCCGACATCAGCGAGATCAATGCCTGCCGCTGGTGGGTCGAGCACGAGCGCGCCGCGATCCGTCCGGCGGTGACGGTCGCGCTCGGGGCGAGCGCGGCGCGGTCGCTGACCGGCAAGACGGTGACGATCTCGAAGGAGCGCGGACGGCCGTTGACGCTCGCCGACGGCACCGAAGCGTGGATCACCGTCCACCCGAGCTTCCTGCTGCGGATCGAGGACAAAGCCGCAGCGGCGCTCGAGTTCGACCGCTTCGTCGCCGATCTGGTCGCGGTGCGGGAGCGGCTGGCGGCGCTGGCGGGTTAA
- the cmk gene encoding (d)CMP kinase, whose product MKQLVPLVIAVDGPAASGKGTVARALARHFGLGHLDTGKLYRAVGLAVRRSGGDPGDAALAEAAAIALDETLLDEPDLMSADNAQAASIVSAHPAVRAALLTRQRAFAAQAKGAVLDGRDIGTVIAPDAPAKLFVTASPDVRAARRAAELARAGHVLSHETVLGDILARDARDSGRHAAPLTKASDAVLLDTTNLDIGAAVTQAIALVEARLRGG is encoded by the coding sequence ATGAAACAGCTCGTCCCTCTCGTCATCGCCGTCGACGGTCCCGCCGCGAGCGGCAAAGGCACTGTGGCGCGCGCGCTCGCCCGGCATTTCGGTCTCGGTCACCTCGACACCGGCAAGCTTTATCGCGCGGTCGGGCTGGCGGTGCGCCGCAGTGGCGGCGACCCGGGCGATGCTGCACTCGCCGAAGCGGCGGCGATCGCGCTCGATGAAACGTTGCTCGACGAGCCAGACCTGATGAGCGCCGACAATGCACAGGCCGCGTCGATCGTCTCGGCGCACCCTGCGGTTCGCGCCGCACTGCTGACGCGGCAACGTGCCTTCGCCGCGCAGGCCAAGGGCGCGGTGCTCGACGGGCGCGACATCGGTACTGTGATTGCGCCGGACGCTCCCGCGAAATTGTTCGTCACGGCATCCCCCGACGTGCGTGCCGCCCGTCGAGCCGCTGAGCTGGCGCGCGCCGGGCATGTATTGAGCCATGAGACGGTTCTTGGTGACATCCTCGCTCGCGATGCGCGCGATTCGGGGCGGCATGCCGCCCCGTTGACGAAGGCCTCCGACGCCGTCTTGCTCGATACGACGAATCTCGATATAGGAGCGGCCGTCACCCAGGCTATCGCGCTCGTCGAAGCGCGGCTGCGGGGCGGCTAG